The following coding sequences are from one Microbacterium wangchenii window:
- a CDS encoding ABC transporter substrate-binding protein, with the protein MNMRKSTRTAVGIVALTSAVALTLAGCARGGGEGSDGGGAASPGITDETITLGITTPLSGGTAGPGTCTVAGITAYFGAVNEAGGVEFGDGKTRTVEIEALDDGYDPQKAKSNYDQLKDSVFAMTAGLGTPTNRAYRDAAMADEVPQVLVMTGDPIFSEEDESPWQLGFVPIYQNEGQAFGELLAASGEDHKVAILAQNDDYGEGYVEGFMAGIEGADNVEVVKELTYEATDTSVDAQLTELASTDADVFFNAMSITPLAISALQKAQQLSWLPSWFLPSNTSSPAAIVEPGGGAAFPGVYTVAFAQAAASPTFAEEEGGQEFLDDLKEYADYQDVPAFPHCVWSYQVGATLQQVFESMTEPTRENFMEELRSIEDFQAPFMLEGTAVNTTESGMPAVSTVVVQKFNGKGYATVEDFG; encoded by the coding sequence ATGAACATGCGAAAGAGCACGAGGACGGCGGTGGGCATCGTCGCCCTGACCTCCGCTGTCGCACTCACCCTCGCCGGCTGCGCGCGCGGCGGCGGGGAGGGATCCGACGGCGGCGGCGCCGCCAGCCCGGGAATCACCGACGAGACGATCACGCTGGGCATCACGACCCCGCTCAGCGGCGGGACCGCCGGCCCCGGCACCTGCACCGTCGCCGGCATCACGGCGTACTTCGGCGCGGTCAACGAGGCGGGCGGGGTGGAGTTCGGCGACGGCAAGACCCGGACCGTCGAGATCGAGGCGCTGGACGACGGATACGACCCGCAGAAGGCCAAGTCCAACTACGACCAGCTCAAGGACAGCGTCTTCGCGATGACGGCGGGCCTGGGCACCCCCACAAACCGCGCCTATCGCGACGCGGCGATGGCGGATGAGGTCCCCCAGGTGCTGGTCATGACCGGCGACCCCATCTTCAGCGAAGAGGACGAGAGCCCGTGGCAGCTGGGCTTCGTGCCGATCTACCAGAACGAGGGCCAGGCGTTCGGCGAGCTGCTGGCGGCGTCGGGCGAAGACCACAAGGTCGCCATCCTCGCGCAGAACGACGACTACGGCGAGGGCTACGTCGAAGGCTTCATGGCCGGCATCGAGGGCGCCGACAACGTCGAGGTCGTCAAGGAGCTGACCTATGAGGCCACGGACACCTCCGTCGACGCCCAGCTGACGGAGCTCGCCTCCACCGACGCCGACGTCTTCTTCAACGCGATGTCGATCACGCCGCTGGCCATCTCCGCGCTGCAGAAGGCGCAGCAGCTCAGCTGGCTGCCCAGCTGGTTCCTGCCCTCCAACACCTCCAGCCCGGCGGCGATCGTCGAGCCCGGTGGCGGCGCGGCGTTCCCCGGCGTCTACACCGTCGCCTTCGCGCAGGCTGCGGCCAGCCCCACGTTCGCGGAGGAGGAGGGCGGCCAGGAGTTCCTGGACGACCTCAAGGAGTACGCCGACTACCAGGACGTCCCGGCGTTCCCGCACTGCGTGTGGAGCTACCAGGTGGGCGCCACGCTGCAGCAGGTCTTCGAGAGCATGACCGAGCCGACGCGGGAGAACTTCATGGAGGAACTCCGCTCCATCGAGGACTTCCAGGCGCCGTTCATGCTCGAGGGCACCGCGGTCAACACCACCGAGAGCGGCATGCCCGCCGTCTCCACGGTGGTCGTGCAGAAGTTCAACGGCAAGGGGTACGCCACGGTCGAGGACTTCGGCTGA
- a CDS encoding branched-chain amino acid ABC transporter permease, translated as MSAAAELFSRTWVRWLLVAIAVVALAVLPLILPEFANQTLARIGVFAVAVLGLNVVMGYAGQVSLGQIFFVGIGAYVTAYGVQQDWNIVLVFVLSILIPGIMGLLIALAAARLGGLAIAMVTIALPIIGVPLAKRMAEVTGGSQGLSSRFSDSPWPALYNDQWQLYLVIIIGGIVFLLTRNLVHGKYGRAFAIVKSNEAVASSMGISPYRYKVLAFTVAALIGGVAGFLYMVVVQYTSPETMSFGHSITLLASMVIGGAASIVGSLLGGAYYVLVPQLTNLIDPNLTALLQGALLLLVLFVLPGGLVSLPRVIARARRGGRRDPGPAGTPPTSPTRSASEQTVAEGTNTERQDQA; from the coding sequence ATGTCCGCAGCAGCAGAACTCTTCTCCCGTACCTGGGTGCGGTGGCTCCTGGTCGCGATCGCGGTCGTCGCGCTGGCCGTGCTGCCGCTGATCCTGCCCGAATTCGCCAACCAGACCCTCGCGCGCATCGGCGTCTTCGCGGTGGCCGTGCTCGGGCTGAACGTCGTCATGGGATACGCCGGTCAGGTCTCACTCGGTCAGATCTTCTTCGTCGGCATCGGCGCCTACGTCACCGCGTACGGCGTGCAGCAGGACTGGAACATCGTGCTGGTGTTCGTCCTCAGCATCCTCATCCCCGGGATCATGGGGCTTCTGATCGCGCTGGCGGCGGCGCGGCTTGGGGGCCTCGCGATCGCGATGGTCACGATCGCGCTGCCGATCATCGGAGTGCCGCTGGCCAAGCGCATGGCGGAGGTGACCGGCGGATCCCAGGGGCTCTCGTCCCGGTTCTCCGACTCGCCGTGGCCGGCGCTGTACAACGACCAGTGGCAGCTGTACCTGGTGATCATCATCGGCGGGATCGTCTTCCTCCTCACGCGCAATCTCGTCCACGGCAAGTACGGCCGGGCGTTCGCGATCGTCAAGTCGAACGAGGCGGTCGCCTCCTCGATGGGGATCTCGCCCTATCGCTACAAGGTGCTCGCCTTCACGGTCGCGGCTCTCATCGGCGGCGTCGCCGGCTTCCTGTACATGGTGGTCGTGCAGTACACGTCGCCGGAGACGATGAGCTTCGGCCACTCCATCACGCTCCTGGCCTCGATGGTCATCGGCGGCGCCGCCAGCATCGTGGGATCGCTCCTGGGCGGTGCCTACTACGTGCTCGTGCCGCAGCTGACCAACCTCATCGACCCGAACCTGACCGCACTGCTGCAGGGCGCACTGCTCCTGCTGGTGCTGTTCGTCCTCCCCGGCGGCCTCGTGTCGTTGCCGCGCGTGATCGCGCGTGCCCGGCGCGGGGGACGCCGTGACCCCGGCCCAGCCGGGACACCCCCGACCTCCCCGACGCGCTCCGCTTCGGAGCAGACCGTCGCAGAGGGCACCAACACAGAGAGGCAAGATCAGGCATGA
- a CDS encoding branched-chain amino acid ABC transporter permease: MGTFIQLVVDGLSTGSIYAALALAIVLVNQATGLINFAQGGMAVLAAYIAWWFTGLGVPLILAILFSVLISFVLGALIERYVMRRFEGGDPDTAVVATIGLLTLITGICGWLFTYNNQQFASLFPLDTVQVFGASISIRSIGTTVVIIAIMLLLQGLFLGTKLGLALRAVAINPQSASYSGLPVGRLLMTGWGLAAALGAVAGALVAPQLTLTPGMMDTALVYALAAVILGGLTSPIGVVLAAWLIGVLENLAAVYVPFIGYDLKVAVPFALIFLVLIVRPQGLFGRKAVVRV; the protein is encoded by the coding sequence GTGGGGACCTTCATCCAGCTCGTCGTGGACGGGCTCTCGACCGGATCGATCTACGCGGCGCTCGCACTGGCGATCGTGCTCGTGAACCAGGCCACAGGCCTGATCAACTTCGCCCAGGGCGGCATGGCGGTGCTCGCGGCCTACATCGCGTGGTGGTTCACGGGCCTCGGGGTTCCGCTGATCCTCGCGATCCTCTTCTCCGTCCTGATCTCCTTCGTCCTGGGCGCCCTCATCGAGCGGTACGTCATGCGCCGCTTCGAAGGCGGTGACCCCGACACGGCGGTGGTCGCCACGATCGGACTGCTGACCCTCATCACTGGGATCTGCGGCTGGCTGTTCACCTACAACAACCAGCAGTTCGCATCGCTGTTCCCGCTGGACACGGTGCAGGTCTTCGGCGCGTCCATCAGCATCCGCTCGATCGGCACGACCGTCGTGATCATCGCGATCATGCTCCTCCTGCAGGGCCTGTTCCTCGGGACCAAGCTCGGGCTCGCCCTGCGCGCGGTCGCGATCAATCCGCAGTCCGCCTCGTACTCCGGGCTGCCGGTGGGTCGGCTGCTGATGACCGGTTGGGGACTGGCGGCGGCGCTGGGCGCCGTGGCGGGAGCGCTGGTGGCGCCGCAGCTGACCCTTACCCCCGGCATGATGGACACCGCGCTGGTCTACGCGCTGGCCGCGGTCATCCTGGGCGGGCTCACCAGCCCCATCGGCGTCGTCCTCGCCGCGTGGCTGATCGGCGTTCTGGAGAACCTCGCCGCCGTGTACGTGCCGTTCATCGGTTACGACCTGAAGGTCGCCGTTCCGTTCGCGCTCATCTTCCTCGTGCTGATCGTTCGACCTCAGGGCCTGTTCGGCCGGAAAGCGGTGGTGCGCGTCTGA
- a CDS encoding ABC transporter ATP-binding protein, with protein sequence MTLLELDEVTAFYGPVQVLEGVSLSVPEGGAVGILGANGAGKTTTLRAISGAVRAGGRIVFDGKDIRGKRPEQVAGIGIAHVPEGRGTLGGLTVRENLRVGAYQRKDRKGVQSDMDYMLELFPNLKERYTSHASALSGGEQQMLAVARAFMARPRLLLLDEASLGLAPSTAQNVYAAIARLRVESGIAMLIVEQNANLAFTLVDTATVLETGRSVLTGTSAELRGMDEIRRAYLGG encoded by the coding sequence ATGACGCTGCTTGAGCTGGACGAGGTCACCGCTTTCTATGGACCCGTGCAGGTTCTCGAAGGCGTGTCGCTGAGCGTGCCCGAGGGGGGAGCCGTCGGCATCCTGGGGGCCAACGGGGCGGGCAAGACCACCACGCTGCGGGCCATCAGCGGCGCCGTGCGCGCAGGGGGTCGCATCGTCTTCGACGGCAAGGACATCCGCGGCAAGCGCCCCGAGCAGGTCGCCGGGATCGGCATCGCGCACGTGCCCGAAGGGCGCGGGACGCTGGGTGGTCTGACCGTCCGCGAGAACCTCCGCGTCGGCGCCTACCAGCGCAAGGACCGCAAGGGCGTGCAGTCCGACATGGACTACATGCTCGAGCTGTTCCCCAACCTCAAGGAGCGGTACACCTCGCACGCCTCCGCGCTCTCCGGTGGAGAGCAGCAGATGCTCGCCGTCGCGCGCGCGTTCATGGCCCGTCCGCGCCTGCTCCTGCTGGATGAGGCATCCCTCGGGCTGGCACCCAGCACGGCGCAGAACGTGTACGCCGCTATCGCGCGCCTCCGGGTCGAATCGGGGATCGCGATGCTCATCGTGGAGCAGAACGCCAACCTCGCCTTCACACTCGTGGACACCGCGACGGTGCTGGAGACCGGCCGCAGCGTGCTCACCGGCACCTCGGCCGAGCTTCGCGGCATGGACGAGATCCGACGCGCTTACCTGGGAGGCTGA
- a CDS encoding ABC transporter ATP-binding protein translates to MAAQLTLHDLNLRFGGITVLEDVSFEVEPGQILGLVGPNGAGKTSLFNCISGHYRPTSGTIAIDGNAVEGNAPATLAAHGLARTFQHPALQLEATVLENVLLGAHTRLPGGPLQWGMRLPRTVGAERARRAEAVELLERHGLGWATKMRADELSHGLHKGVELCRALLSRPSLLLLDEPAAGLPHSEVEHLITTVRRIRDEDDITVIVVEHNMGLISALTDRVVVLDHGRKLMEGTAAQAQSDPRVIEAYLGKDATDDAA, encoded by the coding sequence ATGGCGGCGCAACTGACCCTGCACGACCTCAATCTGCGGTTCGGTGGAATCACCGTACTGGAGGACGTGTCCTTCGAGGTCGAGCCCGGGCAGATCCTCGGGCTGGTCGGACCCAACGGTGCGGGCAAGACCTCCCTCTTCAACTGCATCAGCGGTCACTACCGGCCCACCTCCGGCACCATCGCGATCGACGGCAACGCCGTCGAGGGCAACGCGCCGGCGACCCTCGCCGCGCATGGACTGGCCCGGACGTTCCAGCACCCCGCGCTGCAGTTGGAGGCCACCGTGCTGGAGAACGTCCTGCTCGGCGCGCACACGCGCCTGCCCGGCGGACCCCTCCAGTGGGGCATGCGCCTGCCGCGCACCGTAGGCGCCGAGCGCGCCCGCCGCGCTGAAGCGGTTGAGCTGCTGGAGCGCCACGGGCTGGGCTGGGCGACCAAGATGCGCGCGGACGAGCTCTCCCACGGTCTGCACAAGGGCGTCGAGCTGTGTCGCGCCCTGCTGTCGCGGCCCTCGCTGCTGCTGCTGGATGAGCCGGCCGCCGGCCTGCCGCACTCCGAGGTGGAGCACCTCATCACGACGGTGCGCCGCATCCGTGACGAGGACGACATCACCGTCATCGTCGTCGAGCACAACATGGGACTCATCTCCGCGCTGACCGACCGTGTCGTGGTGCTCGACCACGGGCGCAAGTTGATGGAGGGCACGGCCGCGCAGGCGCAGTCCGACCCGCGCGTGATCGAGGCGTACCTCGGAAAGGACGCGACCGATGACGCTGCTTGA
- a CDS encoding NAD(P)-binding domain-containing protein — protein MTRIAVIGLGEAGSLYARGLQSAGARVRGYDPFVQATADIEQCDDPADAVDGADVVLSLVWARTALAAAEQVLPLLQPGAVYADLNTAAREVKERVAGLGTTHRIAVADVAVLAPVPRAAERTALLASGDGAARFAAALTPLGVPVELLAGPAGDAAERKLLRSVFMKGLAALVIESLEAARGTGAEAWLREQMAREFGAGGAAKVDHLVSGTHRHIERREQEVRDALAALESGGRHSDLTRATLAWYQRILAERSS, from the coding sequence ATGACGAGGATCGCGGTCATCGGCCTCGGCGAGGCGGGCTCCCTGTACGCGCGGGGCCTGCAGTCCGCCGGTGCGCGGGTGCGGGGTTACGACCCGTTCGTGCAGGCGACCGCCGATATCGAGCAGTGCGACGACCCCGCCGACGCCGTCGACGGCGCGGATGTCGTGCTGAGCCTGGTGTGGGCGCGCACGGCACTGGCCGCCGCCGAGCAGGTCCTGCCGCTGCTGCAGCCGGGCGCGGTCTACGCCGATTTGAACACCGCGGCGCGCGAGGTGAAGGAGCGCGTCGCCGGCCTCGGCACCACTCACCGCATCGCGGTGGCCGACGTGGCCGTTCTCGCTCCCGTCCCCCGCGCCGCCGAGCGGACGGCTCTGCTGGCCAGCGGCGACGGTGCCGCGCGGTTCGCCGCCGCCCTCACGCCGCTCGGGGTTCCGGTGGAGCTGCTCGCCGGCCCGGCGGGGGATGCGGCGGAGCGCAAGCTCCTGCGCAGCGTGTTCATGAAGGGGCTGGCTGCGCTCGTGATCGAGAGCCTCGAGGCCGCACGCGGCACGGGTGCCGAGGCGTGGCTGCGCGAGCAGATGGCGCGGGAGTTCGGAGCCGGCGGCGCGGCGAAAGTCGATCACCTGGTGAGCGGCACCCACCGCCATATCGAGCGGCGCGAGCAGGAGGTGCGCGACGCCCTGGCCGCCCTGGAGTCCGGCGGCCGTCATTCCGACCTCACGCGCGCGACTCTCGCGTGGTATCAGCGGATCCTCGCCGAGCGCAGCAGCTGA
- a CDS encoding AMP-binding protein, whose translation MRAPYSDLWQGVARAVPERIAMVTAAGEEWTYARVTAEAAAFAATLRRHGVGPGERVAILLYNRPEFLVVFFACLAIGATPTPMNFRFRAGELRELLDDSDAAALVFPASAADTVAAALAGAARPPLAVHIADADDADAVPGIPWQEAVVAPGELPPSAPDDGELWIYTGGTTGRPKAVRWNVGDMFAAQLTPTYAMAGLPFPTTLEEAVAIAVDAATPRVATLPLVPLMHGTALTTSMNTFSLGGTVLITSSAAFDPDAALDLAATHGANRLIVAGDAIVLPLVAAAQRRGIRLPALQVVQSSGMRFSAEAKRGLHAIAPVTIFDMLASTEGGLFAVTTTTGAHDLPGRPRLVPTATVRDAEGRDVQDSPGAVGVLAQRGALPLGYHGDEEKTRAAFPLIDGVRHVIPGDWVRVLDDRHIELLGRGSGVINTGGEKVYPQEVEEAIMAHPGVGDAAVVGVPDDRFGEIVTAVVVRRDPLVTAEDLVDHVGAMLAGYKKPRHILFLGALDRTPTGKVGLERLREQVIADRARADADAPAPGALRG comes from the coding sequence ATGCGCGCACCGTACTCCGACCTGTGGCAGGGCGTGGCCCGCGCCGTTCCCGAGCGCATCGCCATGGTCACCGCCGCCGGGGAGGAGTGGACCTACGCGCGCGTGACGGCGGAGGCGGCAGCATTCGCCGCGACGCTGCGAAGGCATGGGGTGGGTCCGGGGGAGCGCGTGGCGATCCTGCTGTACAACCGTCCCGAGTTCCTGGTCGTGTTCTTCGCGTGCCTGGCGATCGGCGCGACACCGACGCCGATGAACTTCCGCTTCCGCGCCGGCGAACTGCGCGAACTGCTGGATGATTCCGATGCGGCCGCGCTCGTCTTTCCCGCGAGCGCCGCCGACACCGTCGCCGCCGCCCTGGCGGGGGCTGCCCGCCCGCCGCTGGCCGTGCACATCGCGGATGCCGATGACGCGGACGCGGTGCCGGGCATCCCGTGGCAGGAGGCCGTGGTCGCGCCGGGGGAGCTGCCACCCTCTGCGCCCGACGACGGGGAGCTGTGGATCTACACCGGCGGCACGACGGGGCGCCCGAAGGCCGTCCGCTGGAACGTCGGCGATATGTTCGCCGCGCAGCTGACCCCCACCTACGCCATGGCCGGTCTGCCGTTCCCGACCACGCTGGAAGAGGCGGTCGCGATCGCCGTCGACGCGGCCACCCCGCGCGTGGCGACCCTGCCGCTCGTGCCGCTCATGCACGGCACCGCGCTGACGACGTCGATGAACACCTTCTCACTCGGCGGCACGGTGCTGATCACGTCTTCGGCCGCATTCGACCCCGACGCGGCGCTCGATCTGGCCGCCACGCATGGTGCCAACCGGCTGATCGTCGCCGGCGACGCCATCGTGCTGCCCCTCGTCGCGGCGGCCCAGCGCCGTGGCATCCGTCTTCCCGCCCTCCAGGTCGTGCAGAGTTCGGGCATGCGCTTCAGCGCGGAGGCCAAACGGGGGCTCCACGCGATCGCCCCGGTCACGATCTTCGACATGCTCGCATCGACGGAGGGCGGATTGTTCGCGGTCACCACGACGACCGGTGCGCACGACCTGCCGGGCCGGCCCCGCCTCGTGCCGACCGCGACGGTGCGGGATGCGGAAGGACGGGACGTCCAGGACAGCCCGGGTGCGGTCGGGGTCCTCGCCCAGCGGGGCGCACTGCCGCTGGGATACCACGGCGACGAGGAGAAGACCCGGGCGGCCTTCCCGCTCATCGACGGGGTGCGCCACGTCATCCCCGGCGATTGGGTGCGGGTGCTCGACGACCGCCACATCGAACTGCTCGGCCGGGGCAGCGGGGTCATCAACACCGGTGGCGAGAAGGTGTATCCGCAGGAGGTGGAGGAAGCAATCATGGCGCACCCCGGGGTCGGGGACGCCGCCGTCGTCGGCGTGCCGGACGACAGGTTCGGCGAGATCGTCACCGCCGTCGTGGTCCGCCGCGACCCGCTGGTGACGGCGGAGGATCTCGTCGACCATGTGGGCGCGATGCTGGCCGGATACAAGAAGCCGCGGCACATCCTGTTCCTGGGCGCCCTCGATCGCACCCCCACGGGCAAGGTCGGCCTGGAGCGGCTCCGCGAGCAGGTCATCGCCGACCGCGCCCGCGCGGACGCCGACGCACCGGCACCCGGCGCGCTGCGCGGCTGA
- a CDS encoding SDR family NAD(P)-dependent oxidoreductase, whose product MSGAIRLDDRVAVVTGAGRSLGRAYARALAAAGAAVVVNDLDADAAESTVSAIADAGGRAIAVPGAVGPAATADALVDAAVQSFGRLDVMVANAGVLRDRVLWKMSDDDFDLVIDTHLRGSFTCGRAAAVWMREQGEGGRIVLIGSPAGQFGSFGQTNYAAAKAGLVAMARTWSLELARAGIAVNAVIPTALSPMTATMPAYTQVYDDFLATGRIPAEYRREHALGTPEDVASLIVWLASEASASVTGQAIGIGGDRLTLYAHPAVLRTADRDGGWSAEEIDAAWRGELSSLAQSSGPQAS is encoded by the coding sequence ATGAGCGGCGCGATCCGATTGGACGACCGGGTCGCGGTCGTGACCGGCGCCGGGCGCAGCCTCGGCCGCGCGTACGCACGGGCGCTCGCCGCCGCCGGCGCGGCCGTGGTCGTCAACGACCTCGACGCCGACGCCGCCGAGAGCACCGTGTCCGCGATCGCCGACGCGGGTGGACGGGCGATCGCCGTGCCGGGCGCGGTCGGGCCCGCCGCCACCGCCGATGCCCTCGTGGACGCGGCGGTGCAGTCGTTCGGACGCCTGGACGTCATGGTCGCCAACGCCGGCGTGCTGCGCGACCGCGTGCTGTGGAAGATGTCCGACGACGACTTCGACCTCGTGATCGACACGCATCTGCGCGGCTCGTTCACGTGCGGGCGCGCGGCGGCCGTGTGGATGCGGGAGCAGGGCGAGGGCGGACGGATCGTGCTCATCGGCTCGCCGGCCGGCCAGTTCGGCAGCTTCGGCCAGACCAACTACGCCGCGGCCAAGGCGGGGCTGGTAGCGATGGCGCGGACGTGGTCGCTCGAGCTGGCACGTGCGGGCATCGCCGTCAACGCGGTCATCCCCACCGCCCTCTCACCCATGACAGCCACGATGCCCGCCTACACCCAGGTGTACGACGACTTCCTGGCGACCGGCCGCATCCCCGCCGAGTACCGGCGCGAGCACGCGCTGGGAACGCCCGAGGACGTGGCATCCCTCATCGTCTGGCTGGCATCCGAGGCGTCGGCCTCGGTCACCGGGCAGGCGATCGGGATCGGCGGCGACCGGCTGACGCTGTACGCCCACCCCGCCGTGCTGCGGACAGCGGACCGCGACGGCGGGTGGAGCGCCGAGGAGATCGACGCGGCGTGGCGGGGAGAGCTCTCGAGCCTCGCCCAGAGCTCCGGGCCGCAGGCCAGCTGA
- a CDS encoding MaoC family dehydratase: MSANAVRVPIEELPTLTGATFGPSEWMTVPQESVDQYAAVTGDRNPIHLDADFAAATPFGTRIAHGLLTLGLVVPMMAEVFEVTGASMGVNYGMNKVRFPAPVPVGSRIRVRGEVATVAEVAGGWQIETPVTFEIEGGTKPACVAELVLRYYA, encoded by the coding sequence ATGAGTGCGAACGCGGTGCGGGTGCCGATCGAAGAGTTGCCGACCCTGACGGGGGCGACGTTCGGGCCGAGCGAGTGGATGACGGTGCCGCAGGAGAGCGTCGACCAGTACGCCGCGGTGACGGGCGATCGCAACCCGATCCACCTGGACGCCGACTTCGCGGCGGCCACGCCGTTCGGCACGCGCATCGCCCACGGCCTGCTCACGCTCGGGCTGGTCGTGCCGATGATGGCCGAGGTCTTCGAGGTCACCGGCGCGAGCATGGGCGTCAACTACGGCATGAACAAGGTGCGCTTTCCCGCGCCGGTGCCTGTGGGCTCGCGCATCCGGGTGCGCGGCGAGGTGGCGACCGTCGCCGAGGTGGCGGGCGGATGGCAGATCGAGACGCCGGTCACCTTCGAGATCGAAGGCGGGACGAAACCGGCGTGCGTGGCCGAGCTGGTCCTGAGGTACTACGCATGA
- a CDS encoding MarR family winged helix-turn-helix transcriptional regulator yields MTEAGGFVYVIKQLELALRPRLEAACAEAGMTAAQFTALTVLRRRPGTTSSDLARRSFVRAQTMAGTLEPLIEEGLIRREPDPGHRRRIRLFLTDAGVRAIDRLEPRVVELEQTLLNGLDEDERELFADYLRRARHAMRDEHR; encoded by the coding sequence ATGACCGAGGCAGGCGGATTCGTCTACGTGATCAAGCAGCTCGAGCTCGCGCTCCGCCCTCGCCTGGAAGCGGCGTGCGCGGAGGCGGGGATGACCGCCGCGCAGTTCACCGCCCTCACGGTGCTGCGCCGGCGTCCGGGGACCACGAGCTCGGATCTGGCGCGCCGCTCCTTCGTGCGGGCGCAGACCATGGCCGGAACGCTCGAGCCGCTGATCGAGGAGGGACTGATCCGCCGGGAACCCGACCCGGGGCATCGCCGCCGCATCCGGCTGTTCCTCACCGACGCCGGCGTGCGCGCGATCGACCGGCTGGAACCGCGCGTCGTCGAACTGGAGCAGACGCTGCTGAACGGCCTGGATGAGGACGAGCGCGAACTGTTCGCCGATTACCTGCGCCGGGCCCGTCACGCCATGCGCGACGAGCACCGATGA
- the ligM gene encoding vanillate/3-O-methylgallate O-demethylase: MADNLQQLMDERGSIVQMLRDSKLGTYIYPVVPAEFTNWRREQKAWRHTAVLYDQTHHMVNFFISGPDALKLLSDTGINSFANFPVGTAKQFVPTASNGGVIGDGILFHETQGEYVYVGRAPAANWLQFHAETGGYDVQVRYDDRSPSRPYGKAVHREYYRFQIQGPNAWAIIEKLNGGTLEKVKFFHMGHLTIAGEQVSTLRHGMAGAPGLELWGPYEQHEKIRDAILSAGAEFGIEPCGSRAYSSNTLESGWIPSPLPAVYSGGDIERRYREWLPGNSYEAINALAGSFVSADIDDYYLNPWELGYGSFVKFDHDFIGREALEKIDPSAQRRKVTLAWNDEDLTKVLASVLDREGPGYQFFDLPNANYGSSNYDAVIDADGNTVGLSLFTGVTANEKRGLSLATVDADVPVGAEVRVVWGEPDGGSGKTTVEPHDQIAIRAIVSPVPYAETARTEYQGGWRTANAK; encoded by the coding sequence ATGGCGGACAACCTGCAGCAGCTGATGGACGAGCGAGGGAGCATCGTCCAGATGCTCCGTGACTCCAAACTCGGCACCTACATCTACCCGGTGGTGCCGGCGGAGTTCACGAACTGGCGCCGGGAGCAGAAGGCATGGCGGCACACCGCCGTGCTCTACGACCAGACCCACCACATGGTCAACTTCTTCATCTCCGGCCCCGACGCCCTGAAGCTGCTGAGCGACACCGGCATCAACAGCTTCGCGAACTTCCCCGTCGGCACCGCGAAGCAGTTCGTGCCCACCGCATCCAACGGCGGCGTCATCGGCGACGGCATCCTCTTCCACGAGACGCAGGGCGAGTACGTCTACGTCGGCCGCGCGCCGGCGGCGAACTGGCTGCAGTTCCACGCCGAGACCGGCGGCTACGACGTGCAGGTCCGCTACGACGACCGCTCGCCGTCCCGCCCGTACGGCAAGGCCGTGCACCGCGAGTACTACCGCTTCCAGATCCAGGGTCCGAACGCGTGGGCCATCATCGAGAAGCTCAACGGCGGAACCCTGGAGAAGGTCAAGTTCTTCCACATGGGTCACCTCACCATCGCGGGCGAGCAGGTCAGCACACTCCGTCACGGCATGGCCGGCGCCCCCGGTCTGGAGCTGTGGGGCCCGTACGAGCAGCACGAGAAGATCCGCGACGCGATCCTCTCGGCCGGTGCCGAGTTCGGGATCGAGCCGTGCGGTTCGCGCGCCTACTCCTCGAACACGCTGGAGTCGGGCTGGATCCCCTCGCCGCTTCCCGCCGTCTACAGCGGGGGTGACATCGAGCGCCGGTACCGCGAGTGGCTGCCCGGCAACAGCTACGAGGCGATCAACGCGCTGGCGGGATCGTTCGTGTCGGCCGACATCGATGACTACTACCTGAACCCCTGGGAGCTGGGCTACGGCTCGTTCGTGAAGTTCGATCACGACTTCATCGGCCGCGAGGCCCTCGAGAAGATCGACCCGTCGGCGCAGCGCCGCAAGGTCACCCTCGCCTGGAACGACGAAGACCTCACCAAGGTGCTCGCGAGCGTCCTGGACCGCGAGGGGCCGGGCTACCAGTTCTTCGACCTGCCCAACGCCAACTACGGCTCGTCCAACTACGACGCCGTCATCGACGCCGACGGCAACACGGTCGGCCTGTCGCTGTTCACCGGCGTCACGGCGAACGAGAAGCGCGGCCTGTCGCTGGCGACCGTGGATGCGGACGTTCCGGTGGGCGCTGAAGTGCGCGTGGTCTGGGGCGAGCCCGACGGCGGCTCCGGCAAGACCACGGTGGAGCCCCACGATCAGATCGCCATCCGCGCGATCGTGAGCCCCGTGCCGTACGCCGAGACGGCCCGCACCGAGTACCAGGGCGGCTGGCGCACCGCCAACGCCAAGTAG